From one Triticum aestivum cultivar Chinese Spring chromosome 4B, IWGSC CS RefSeq v2.1, whole genome shotgun sequence genomic stretch:
- the LOC123091565 gene encoding ethanolamine-phosphate cytidylyltransferase encodes MDSASSSARTVAACVIGGIVLGASVVVLHLGAGPASPSLPPVEALRRRIRRRRRPVRVYMDGCFDMMHYGHCNALRQARALGDELVVGVVSDDEITANKGPPVTPLHERMKMVRAVKWVDDVIPDAPYAITEDFMNKLFNEYNIDYIIHGDDPCLLPDGTDAYALAKKAGRYKQIKRTEGVSTTDIVGRMLLCVRERPVSDNQSHSSLQRQFSHGHGQNIDDSGFGNGTKISHFLPTSRRIVQFSNGRGPGPDSRVVYIDGAFDLFHAGHVEILRLARGLGDFLLVGIHTDQTISSTRGPHRPIMNLHERSLSVLACRYVDEVIIGAPWHISKDMITTFNISLVVHGTIAENMDYTEDDSNPYAAPIAMGIYHKLDSPLDITTSTIIRRIVSNHEAYQKRNEKKEASEKKYYDSKSFVNGE; translated from the exons ATGGATTCGGCTAGTAGCAGCGCGCGGACGGTGGCGGCGTGCGTGATCGGCGGGATCGTGCTGGGTGCCTCGGTGGTCGTGCTGCACCTCGGCGCTGGCCCCGCGTCCCCGAGTCTACCACCGGTCGAGGCCCTCCGGCGgcgcatccgccgccgccgccgccccgtgcgGGTCTACATGGACGGCTGCTTCGACATGATGCACTACGGCCACTGCAACGCGCTGCGCCAGGCGCGGGCGCTCGGGGACGagctcgtcgtcggcgtcgtcagTGATGACGAGATCACCGCCAACAAGGGACCCCCCGTCACGCCGCTCCACGAGAG AATGAAAATGGTCCGTGCTGTCAAATGGGTTGACGATGTCATTCCAGATGCACCATATGCCATAACCGAAGATTTCATGAACAAGCTATTCAATGAGTATAATATTGATTACATTATTCATGGTGATGATCCTTGCCTGCTACCAGATGGCACCGACGCATATGCCCTTGCCAAAAAGGCTGGCCGATATAAGCAGATTAAAAGAACCGAAGGAGTGTCAACAACAGACATTGTTG gaagaatGCTTCTTTGTGTTAGAGAGAGACCAGTTTCTGATAATCAGAGCCACTCTTCACTACAAAGACAGTTCAGTCATGGGCATGGTCAGAATATTGATGACAGTGGATTTGGAAATGGGACAAAAATATCTCATTTTCTTCCCACGTCTCGGCGGATAGTTCAGTTCTCTAATGGCAGG GGGCCAGGACCAGATTCCCGGGTAGTTTACATTGATGGTGCATTTGACCTGTTCCATGCTGGACATGTCGAG ATATTGCGACTTGCTCGAGGGCTTGGAGATTTCTTGCTTGTGGGCATTCACACAGATCAGACCATAAG TTCAACTCGAGGACCACATCGCCCAATCATGAATCTCCATGAGCGCAGTTTGAGTGTTTTGGCTTGTCGTTATGTTGACGAAGTAATCATTGGCGCTCCGTGGCACATTTCAAAAGACATG ATTACCACTTTTAATATTTCATTGGTTGTTCATGGTACTATAGCTGAGAACATGGACTATACAGAG GATGATTCAAATCCATATGCTGCTCCAATTGCTATGGGCATTTATCATAAGCTGGATAGCCCTTTGGACATCACCACTAGTACTATTATAAGGAGAATAGTTTCTAACCATGAAGCCTACCAG AAACGGAATGAGAAGAAGGAAGCCAGCGAGAAGAAGTACTATGACAGTAAAAGCTTTGTCAATGGAGAGTAG